A genome region from Methanobacterium subterraneum includes the following:
- a CDS encoding CDC48 family AAA ATPase has translation MQDSGEIELRVAEALQQDVGKGMVRIDHELMAKIGASPGDIVEIIGKRTTGAIAGNSYPADVGLEIVRMDGLARSNAGTSIGEMITIRKAQPRMASKVVIAPAAKGMRIMASGDIIKRNLMGRAVTRGDVIALVSPKRTKETLREFPGSEDIFREFFEATTPFSLGEIKFTVVSSNPAGLVRINDTTQVEVRPEAVEVMEKKVPDVTYDDVGGLKKEISKVREMIELPLRHPEIFDRLGIDPPKGVLLHGAPGTGKTLLAKAVSSESGSNFVAINGPEVMSKFVGEAEKKIREIFEEAAENAPTVIFIDEIDAIAPKREEVTGEVERRVVAQILALMDGLKERGKVIVIGATNRPDALDQALRRPGRFDREIELRVPDREGRIEILEIHTRAMPLADDVNIDELAETTHGFVGADLAALCREAAMNALRRVLPDIDLQEQRIAPGILEKLFVTNNDFLDSMKSISPSALREVFIEVPNVHWEDIGGLDELKESLKEVVEWPLSNISSFQRIGIQPSKGILLFGPPGTGKTLLTKAVATESKANFISVKGSEILSKWFGESERKISEIFKKAKQASPCIIFFDEIDAIAPIRGAAAGEPRVTERMVNTILSEMDGLEELRGVVVIGATNRPDLMDPALLRPGRFDEVVLVPPPDEKARKEILKVHVGHMELDEDVKLKELAKKTEGYSGADIEVLCRKAGMIALHEDMNILKVSYRHFKSALKKINPSTTPKTTEYYEQIAQKLGRGLEPKKVREDFREVA, from the coding sequence TTGCAGGATAGTGGTGAAATAGAGCTTAGAGTTGCTGAAGCACTACAACAGGATGTAGGCAAAGGAATGGTACGAATAGACCATGAATTGATGGCTAAAATCGGAGCATCTCCTGGTGACATTGTGGAAATAATCGGTAAAAGAACTACCGGTGCTATTGCTGGAAACTCCTATCCGGCAGATGTGGGATTGGAAATCGTGCGTATGGACGGATTGGCTCGTTCCAATGCAGGAACTTCCATTGGAGAAATGATCACCATACGTAAAGCACAACCTAGAATGGCCAGTAAAGTTGTCATTGCCCCAGCAGCGAAGGGAATGCGCATAATGGCCTCAGGAGACATCATAAAACGAAATCTCATGGGACGGGCCGTTACCAGGGGAGATGTAATAGCCCTGGTATCCCCCAAGAGAACCAAGGAAACATTAAGGGAATTCCCAGGTTCAGAAGACATATTCCGTGAATTTTTCGAAGCAACCACCCCCTTTTCTCTGGGAGAAATCAAATTTACCGTGGTATCATCCAATCCTGCGGGACTGGTTCGTATCAATGACACTACCCAGGTAGAAGTTCGACCAGAAGCAGTGGAGGTAATGGAAAAAAAAGTCCCCGATGTCACTTATGACGATGTAGGGGGACTTAAAAAGGAAATATCAAAAGTCCGGGAAATGATAGAACTTCCCCTCCGCCACCCCGAAATATTTGACCGTCTGGGTATAGATCCACCAAAAGGAGTGCTATTACATGGTGCACCGGGCACAGGGAAGACATTACTGGCAAAAGCAGTGTCTAGTGAGAGTGGTTCAAATTTTGTGGCCATAAATGGGCCTGAAGTAATGAGTAAATTTGTGGGAGAGGCTGAAAAGAAGATACGTGAAATATTCGAAGAAGCTGCCGAAAATGCTCCCACTGTGATTTTCATTGATGAAATCGATGCCATAGCCCCTAAAAGGGAAGAAGTCACTGGTGAGGTTGAACGAAGGGTGGTAGCTCAGATATTGGCCCTTATGGATGGGTTGAAAGAAAGGGGAAAGGTAATTGTTATTGGCGCCACCAACCGTCCTGATGCCCTGGACCAGGCCTTACGCAGACCTGGACGCTTTGACCGTGAAATTGAATTACGTGTGCCTGACCGGGAAGGAAGGATTGAAATACTGGAGATACACACCCGTGCCATGCCTCTGGCAGATGACGTTAACATTGATGAACTGGCAGAAACCACCCATGGATTTGTAGGTGCAGATCTGGCAGCACTTTGTAGAGAAGCAGCTATGAATGCTTTAAGAAGAGTTTTACCTGATATTGACCTACAAGAGCAGCGTATTGCTCCTGGAATCCTGGAAAAACTCTTCGTAACCAACAATGATTTTTTAGATTCCATGAAATCCATCAGCCCCTCTGCACTGCGTGAAGTATTCATTGAAGTACCCAACGTCCATTGGGAAGATATCGGTGGACTGGATGAACTGAAGGAAAGCCTGAAAGAAGTGGTGGAATGGCCCTTGAGCAACATCTCCTCTTTCCAGCGAATTGGAATACAACCTTCCAAAGGAATTCTCCTGTTCGGCCCTCCTGGAACTGGAAAAACCCTGCTCACCAAGGCAGTGGCCACAGAATCCAAGGCCAACTTTATCTCAGTAAAGGGATCAGAAATACTCAGTAAATGGTTCGGTGAATCCGAACGGAAAATCTCTGAAATATTCAAAAAAGCCAAACAGGCATCTCCCTGCATCATTTTCTTTGATGAAATCGATGCCATAGCTCCCATCAGGGGTGCCGCTGCCGGTGAACCAAGAGTCACCGAGCGAATGGTTAACACTATTCTCTCCGAGATGGATGGGCTGGAAGAACTCAGAGGAGTGGTGGTTATTGGGGCCACTAACCGTCCTGATCTAATGGATCCAGCATTGCTACGTCCTGGAAGATTTGATGAGGTGGTACTGGTACCTCCTCCTGATGAAAAAGCACGAAAAGAAATATTAAAGGTTCACGTGGGACACATGGAGTTAGATGAGGATGTTAAACTTAAAGAACTGGCCAAAAAAACTGAAGGATACTCTGGTGCAGATATAGAAGTTTTATGCCGTAAAGCTGGGATGATAGCTCTCCATGAAGATATGAATATTCTAAAGGTGTCCTACCGCCATTTCAAATCTGCTCTGAAGAAAATTAATCCATCCACAACTCCTAAAACCACGGAATATTACGAGCAAATTGCTCAGAAACTGGGAAGGGGTTTAGAACCTAAAAAGGTGAGGGAAGACTTCCGTGAAGTGGCCTAA
- a CDS encoding archease, producing MDNKNTLKQFEFFDVTADVGFRAYGQDLNDAFGNAALAMFEVMTDTSQVKPKVIREILVESEDEKALLYDWLSELLFIHDYEGLVFSQFTVTIQQKDPETFNLSAVVWGEEFNQATHEVRDEVKAVTFHLMEIVKEENRCTLQVIVDT from the coding sequence GTGGATAATAAAAACACCCTAAAACAATTCGAATTTTTCGATGTTACTGCTGATGTGGGCTTTCGGGCCTATGGTCAGGATCTTAATGATGCTTTTGGCAACGCTGCCCTGGCAATGTTTGAAGTGATGACGGACACATCCCAGGTAAAGCCAAAAGTTATAAGAGAAATTTTGGTGGAATCCGAGGATGAAAAAGCACTGCTTTATGACTGGCTCAGTGAATTACTATTTATCCATGATTATGAGGGTCTGGTTTTCTCCCAATTTACAGTTACTATACAACAAAAGGATCCTGAGACTTTCAACCTCAGTGCTGTGGTGTGGGGAGAAGAATTTAACCAGGCCACCCATGAAGTAAGGGATGAGGTTAAAGCAGTAACCTTTCATTTAATGGAAATTGTTAAGGAAGAAAATAGGTGTACTCTGCAAGTTATTGTGGATACTTAA
- a CDS encoding DUF2927 domain-containing protein, with amino-acid sequence MPYLVCKKCGGYYQLQEGESPDDFYDKCNCGGDLEYRVSLGEESSSHRESLGEESPIHRESLGDESSTVELLEEEFLNIKSLEEPLIYDDDTAQADLGTNRNHSTSNLLRISLIIGVIILLIISLGLITTKNDSYGVFNSNENEKYSDEEINTFMESAFSADDYGNSYDKVGKWNINVVRIRVMGSPTPEDLKTLNKAIDDINANVKDFQLKIDDKNQLEADMEIYFVPHSEFSQFSINPSKVDGFTEWKVSISGIYGGNSAGEIFKSRIFIGIDGLSQKRRSHVIVHELAHGLGLHHNHNQNSVVCINGPDLTELSDLDKTMIRILYRKDLQPYMSRSQVETILNNSRRSFF; translated from the coding sequence ATGCCCTACCTAGTCTGCAAAAAATGCGGAGGATATTACCAGCTTCAGGAAGGAGAATCTCCTGATGATTTTTATGATAAATGCAATTGTGGTGGTGATCTGGAATACCGGGTATCACTGGGGGAAGAATCATCCTCCCATAGGGAATCACTGGGGGAAGAATCACCCATCCACAGGGAATCTCTTGGGGATGAATCATCTACTGTAGAATTGCTTGAAGAGGAATTCCTAAATATAAAATCATTAGAGGAACCACTTATTTATGATGATGACACTGCACAAGCAGACTTGGGGACTAACAGAAACCATTCCACATCGAATTTATTAAGAATAAGCCTAATAATAGGAGTTATTATTCTTTTGATCATATCTTTAGGGTTAATCACCACCAAAAATGATAGTTACGGTGTGTTCAATTCCAATGAAAATGAAAAATACAGTGATGAAGAGATTAACACCTTCATGGAAAGTGCCTTCAGTGCTGATGATTATGGTAACAGCTATGATAAGGTGGGCAAATGGAATATCAACGTGGTAAGAATAAGAGTTATGGGCTCGCCCACACCAGAAGATCTTAAAACCCTTAATAAGGCTATTGATGATATAAATGCAAATGTTAAAGATTTTCAGCTTAAAATTGATGATAAAAATCAGTTAGAAGCAGATATGGAAATTTATTTTGTCCCCCACTCGGAATTTTCCCAATTTTCGATTAACCCATCTAAAGTTGATGGTTTCACAGAATGGAAGGTAAGTATCAGTGGTATTTACGGTGGCAACTCTGCTGGTGAGATATTCAAATCCCGAATTTTCATTGGAATCGACGGATTAAGCCAGAAGCGTCGTTCACATGTAATTGTCCATGAATTGGCCCATGGCCTTGGATTACATCATAACCATAATCAAAACAGTGTAGTGTGCATTAACGGTCCAGACTTAACTGAATTATCTGATCTGGATAAAACCATGATACGAATATTATACAGGAAAGACTTACAACCCTACATGTCCAGATCCCAGGTTGAAACAATTCTTAATAATTCAAGAAGGAGCTTTTTTTAG
- a CDS encoding DUF1616 domain-containing protein, with translation MKKAPSKDLVLFLVLSIIIVVFTSIKLIDNFIMDIILFILIFVSSGYSLIAVLYPEENHKGLLKKPLLFLELSVFLTVLVSVILKYSSLGLQFRDLILILSLTTIVLTITTYVLRTNQFKAEVEEEHAEPVTTSQMLTFTSKGGLPYLTALTILSLLMIITVIVPPLNKTALWMVPGCLFICFIPGYLLLAIMFPKNDDLELIERLALAGGASLILTSLVGLTFNYTSWSIRLELILIVLAVFSLLFSLITIFRMKKLPSEMRLSIPKLEKILTIFLILCIILTIGTAGYTLIKPSGNGTTDKNNTTDFYIKGIDGNTLNLSSGTKNNITAVIVNQEGRAINYSILVRVNTTILKQDNITLQNNQKIEIPVDFTAGTPGQRKIEFILYKLPSDKPYKTRDLLMNIN, from the coding sequence ATGAAAAAGGCACCATCCAAAGATTTAGTATTATTTCTAGTATTATCAATAATCATTGTAGTATTCACATCAATCAAGCTCATTGATAACTTCATCATGGACATCATTTTGTTTATATTAATTTTTGTATCATCTGGATATTCATTGATAGCTGTACTTTACCCTGAAGAAAACCACAAGGGACTCTTAAAAAAACCCCTCCTGTTTTTGGAGTTAAGCGTGTTCCTGACTGTTTTAGTAAGTGTTATACTGAAATATTCCTCATTAGGCCTACAATTCAGAGATCTGATTCTGATTTTGTCCTTGACAACGATAGTGCTTACCATTACCACCTATGTTCTCCGGACTAACCAGTTTAAAGCAGAGGTGGAAGAAGAACATGCGGAACCTGTTACAACCTCTCAAATGTTAACTTTCACCTCAAAGGGAGGATTACCCTATCTGACTGCTTTAACCATACTCAGTTTACTAATGATCATCACAGTCATAGTCCCACCACTTAACAAAACAGCACTATGGATGGTTCCAGGTTGTTTATTCATATGTTTCATACCCGGATATCTATTACTGGCAATCATGTTCCCGAAAAATGATGACCTGGAATTGATTGAACGCTTGGCACTGGCAGGTGGAGCCAGTTTAATTTTAACCTCCCTGGTTGGTTTAACCTTTAACTATACTTCATGGAGCATACGTTTAGAACTTATACTAATAGTTCTAGCTGTTTTTAGTCTCCTATTCTCCCTGATAACCATCTTCAGAATGAAAAAATTACCCTCAGAAATGAGACTTTCCATTCCTAAACTGGAAAAAATATTAACCATCTTCCTAATTCTCTGCATCATCCTGACCATAGGCACAGCTGGTTACACTCTCATAAAACCAAGTGGAAATGGAACAACGGATAAAAATAATACCACCGACTTTTACATTAAAGGAATAGATGGTAATACTCTAAATCTCAGTTCAGGGACAAAAAACAACATAACCGCGGTTATAGTTAACCAGGAAGGACGCGCTATAAATTATAGTATACTGGTCCGGGTCAACACCACCATCCTAAAGCAGGATAACATTACCCTGCAAAATAATCAGAAAATTGAAATACCTGTTGACTTCACAGCAGGAACACCAGGCCAGAGGAAAATTGAATTCATCCTGTACAAACTTCCTAGTGATAAACCGTACAAAACACGAGATTTACTGATGAATATCAACTAA